Proteins encoded within one genomic window of Novipirellula galeiformis:
- a CDS encoding class I SAM-dependent methyltransferase has protein sequence MTQPSAYLNVGCGNCYHPDWTNVDLVASGPEVYQCDLRRGLPYEAEQFAAVYHSHVLEHLTPDNAATMLRDCFRVLRPGGIIRVVVPDLEGIATAYLQTLNEADGGDEKAIANHQWMTLELLDQMTRARSGGLMKLAMENPAQINRDFIRSRIGAEMDPAKKAKRTWRNRLSRWGRSTRKQLAATAVAIVQGRSGRDAFREGNFRDSGEIHRWMYDRVSLARLLREVGFENASVVSANESQIELFDSFELDYVGSSPRKPDSLYMEATRPRDAKQTNVGLSRAA, from the coding sequence ATGACGCAGCCTAGTGCGTATTTGAATGTCGGATGTGGGAACTGCTACCATCCCGATTGGACCAATGTGGATTTAGTCGCCAGTGGTCCAGAGGTGTATCAGTGTGACCTGCGTCGCGGCTTGCCTTACGAAGCTGAGCAGTTTGCAGCGGTGTACCATTCGCATGTGCTGGAGCATCTAACTCCCGACAATGCCGCGACCATGCTACGCGATTGTTTTCGCGTGCTGCGTCCAGGCGGGATTATTCGTGTCGTGGTGCCCGACTTGGAAGGGATCGCGACCGCCTACCTGCAAACGCTGAACGAAGCGGACGGAGGAGACGAGAAAGCCATCGCGAATCATCAATGGATGACGCTTGAACTTCTCGATCAAATGACGCGAGCGAGAAGCGGTGGTTTGATGAAGCTAGCGATGGAAAACCCCGCTCAGATCAACCGCGATTTCATCCGGTCGCGAATTGGCGCGGAAATGGATCCGGCAAAGAAGGCGAAGAGAACGTGGCGCAACCGTCTGTCGCGTTGGGGGCGTTCGACCAGGAAACAATTGGCTGCTACCGCGGTTGCGATCGTGCAAGGCAGGTCGGGACGCGATGCGTTCCGCGAAGGTAATTTCCGAGATTCAGGGGAAATCCATCGCTGGATGTATGACCGTGTTTCGCTTGCTCGATTGTTGCGAGAGGTGGGCTTCGAAAACGCGAGTGTTGTTTCTGCCAACGAAAGCCAAATCGAATTGTTTGATTCTTTTGAGCTCGATTATGTTGGTTCGTCACCGCGAAAGCCCGACTCGCTTTACATGGAAGCGACGCGTCCTCGAGATGCCAAACAAACGAACGTTGGTCTGTCCCGAGCGGCCTAA
- the aroF gene encoding 3-deoxy-7-phosphoheptulonate synthase, whose product MIVILQSNVTDEQIDHVLQRIEALGLQHHLSRGTFRTIVGIIGDEEKLQAEPLNAIPGVAQVIAVMQPYKLASLEAHPEPSIIDVSGVKIGKGHLGMIAGPCSVEDRDRMFRIAESVCESGANLFRGGAYKPRTSPYAFQGLGEAGLKLLREVGDKFNVPVVTEVTDPRLVELVAEHADMLQVGARNMQNFALLTEVGKSQRPVLLKRGMSATINDLLMCAEYILSQGNMNVVLCERGVKGFDNVTRNLFDVAAVPVLHGLTHLPVIVDPSHATGRPDLIPACALAGLAAGADGVHIEVHDCPEEAKSDGPQALLPDQYRQLAVQMKELAKLFGKTVSPLPEKKG is encoded by the coding sequence GTGATCGTCATTCTGCAAAGCAACGTTACGGACGAGCAAATCGATCACGTGCTTCAGCGTATCGAAGCGCTCGGGCTCCAGCACCACCTGAGTCGCGGTACGTTTCGTACGATTGTTGGCATTATCGGTGACGAAGAAAAGCTGCAAGCCGAGCCGCTCAACGCGATTCCTGGGGTCGCTCAGGTGATTGCGGTCATGCAGCCGTACAAGCTAGCCTCGCTCGAAGCTCACCCCGAACCGAGCATCATCGATGTTTCGGGCGTGAAGATCGGCAAGGGGCATCTCGGCATGATCGCGGGTCCGTGCAGCGTCGAAGATCGCGATCGCATGTTCCGGATCGCCGAAAGTGTTTGTGAATCGGGAGCCAATCTGTTTCGAGGCGGCGCCTACAAACCACGCACCAGCCCGTACGCGTTCCAGGGGCTCGGCGAAGCGGGGTTGAAACTGCTCCGCGAGGTCGGGGACAAATTCAATGTGCCCGTCGTCACGGAGGTCACCGATCCCCGATTGGTCGAATTGGTCGCCGAGCACGCCGATATGCTGCAAGTCGGTGCCCGAAACATGCAGAACTTTGCCTTGCTGACGGAAGTCGGCAAATCGCAACGTCCCGTGTTACTCAAGCGGGGGATGAGTGCGACGATCAACGACTTGTTGATGTGTGCCGAGTATATTTTATCGCAAGGCAATATGAACGTGGTGCTGTGCGAGCGTGGCGTGAAAGGCTTTGATAACGTCACCCGCAATTTGTTCGATGTGGCGGCCGTTCCGGTGCTGCATGGTTTGACCCATCTGCCTGTGATCGTCGATCCTTCGCATGCGACCGGTCGACCCGACTTGATTCCGGCCTGTGCGCTTGCCGGCTTGGCGGCGGGGGCCGATGGGGTGCATATCGAAGTTCACGATTGCCCCGAAGAAGCGAAGAGTGATGGGCCTCAAGCCCTACTACCCGATCAATATCGTCAGCTTGCGGTTCAAATGAAGGAACTCGCCAAGCTGTTTGGAAAAACCGTATCCCCTCTCCCGGAGAAAAAGGGTTGA
- a CDS encoding glycosyltransferase, translated as MIVDQLCYGVSGGAAGAAQRIHAGLLAAGVDSRYWHSPKLSRSEMPETQPLVWPSNTDARPLNRAFDRLSRTASLTWAKRRHRPGPSPTREYFSSGRLRHATPFPTSQLTGDVLMIHWVGKLFDYPTFFQSLPKQRPIVWVLHDMNPFTGGCHFSAGCDRFERGCGSCPQLDHAHASDPSARTMAMKTELYRELDLHVVSVSHWMSEQAKRSMPMRNAASHHVIPLGIDIQAFAPIEKSQAKAALGLRSDRKVIAFGADVATNRRKGFHCLMEAWPRLDPNQVQGIMFGGGDAPQLPSNVASIRHFGYIRDALQKQLFYSAADMFVMPSLEDNLPQTGLEASACGTPVVAFDAGGIPDYVRHHNTGLLAPTGDSEALAVQIKWMLDHPEQRLAMGVKAREMMQQEFTGPLETSRYQALLQQVVRGASAAGKRVA; from the coding sequence ATGATCGTTGACCAACTTTGCTATGGTGTTAGCGGCGGCGCCGCAGGTGCCGCCCAAAGGATCCATGCCGGACTATTGGCTGCTGGGGTCGATAGTCGGTATTGGCATTCACCCAAGCTCAGCCGTTCGGAAATGCCCGAGACGCAACCTCTTGTTTGGCCATCGAACACTGACGCTCGCCCTTTAAATCGAGCCTTCGACCGTCTCTCTCGTACCGCTTCGTTGACGTGGGCAAAACGCCGTCACCGTCCTGGGCCCAGTCCAACACGCGAGTATTTCAGCAGCGGAAGGCTGCGTCACGCAACCCCTTTTCCGACGTCCCAATTGACCGGTGACGTGCTGATGATCCACTGGGTCGGTAAGCTGTTTGACTATCCGACTTTTTTTCAATCGCTACCTAAACAGCGGCCGATCGTTTGGGTTTTGCATGACATGAATCCGTTTACCGGTGGATGTCATTTTTCAGCGGGTTGCGATCGCTTTGAAAGAGGGTGTGGAAGTTGTCCACAGCTGGATCATGCACATGCGTCGGATCCGTCGGCGCGAACGATGGCGATGAAGACCGAACTGTATCGTGAACTTGACTTGCATGTCGTCTCGGTGAGTCATTGGATGAGCGAGCAAGCGAAACGATCGATGCCGATGAGGAATGCGGCAAGTCATCACGTCATTCCGCTAGGAATCGACATCCAAGCGTTTGCTCCGATCGAAAAATCCCAAGCCAAAGCGGCGCTAGGGCTTCGTTCCGATCGAAAGGTGATTGCCTTTGGTGCCGACGTCGCGACGAATCGTCGCAAAGGGTTTCATTGTTTGATGGAAGCTTGGCCGAGACTTGATCCCAATCAAGTCCAAGGGATCATGTTCGGAGGAGGCGATGCTCCGCAGTTGCCGTCCAATGTCGCTTCGATTCGTCATTTTGGTTACATTCGTGACGCGCTGCAAAAGCAGTTGTTCTATTCAGCGGCCGACATGTTCGTGATGCCATCGCTCGAAGACAACTTGCCACAAACCGGGCTCGAAGCCTCGGCCTGCGGCACCCCAGTGGTCGCTTTCGATGCTGGCGGAATTCCAGATTATGTTCGGCATCACAACACGGGTTTGCTGGCTCCCACCGGCGACAGCGAAGCGTTAGCAGTGCAGATCAAGTGGATGCTTGACCATCCTGAGCAACGACTCGCGATGGGAGTCAAGGCGCGCGAGATGATGCAGCAGGAATTCACTGGCCCGCTCGAAACGTCTCGTTACCAAGCGTTACTGCAACAAGTCGTACGCGGGGCCTCGGCCGCGGGAAAACGGGTCGCATAG
- a CDS encoding TylF/MycF/NovP-related O-methyltransferase, producing the protein MIRSFSQWKRQRKEQRRRRELNDPSRYPLDMQRDVVSTMVAVKDYTMTSVDRLHGLCEAVRYVSSAGIPGDIVECGVWRGGSMMAVANMLAQFGDTERHLHLFDTFSGMSEPTSKDVAVDGHVAEELLKIESKEDPKSVWCVSALDEVKANMKQTGYDESRVHFHEGMVEETIPGHAPEKIALLRLDTDWYESTRHEMEHLFPRLADGGVLIIDDYGHWEGARRAVDEYLSKHGIGMMLHRLDYTGRIGIRHNAVKLAASQPDTGAGTSLVHQGSRHDAA; encoded by the coding sequence ATGATTCGAAGTTTTTCACAGTGGAAACGACAGCGGAAGGAACAACGCCGTCGACGTGAACTAAACGACCCCTCTCGATACCCTCTCGATATGCAGCGGGATGTCGTCAGTACCATGGTTGCCGTCAAAGACTACACGATGACCTCGGTCGACCGACTGCACGGACTATGCGAGGCGGTGCGTTATGTGTCCTCGGCCGGAATTCCTGGCGATATCGTCGAGTGCGGCGTGTGGCGAGGCGGCAGCATGATGGCGGTTGCGAACATGTTGGCCCAATTCGGTGATACCGAACGCCATTTGCATCTGTTCGACACCTTTAGCGGAATGAGCGAACCGACGAGCAAGGACGTCGCGGTCGATGGTCATGTCGCCGAGGAATTGCTCAAGATCGAATCCAAAGAAGACCCCAAATCGGTTTGGTGCGTTTCCGCGTTGGACGAAGTAAAAGCCAACATGAAACAAACCGGCTACGACGAAAGTCGAGTTCATTTTCACGAGGGGATGGTTGAAGAGACGATCCCAGGTCATGCGCCCGAGAAAATCGCACTGCTTCGCTTGGATACCGATTGGTACGAGTCGACACGGCACGAAATGGAACATTTGTTTCCTCGGCTTGCGGATGGCGGCGTTCTCATTATCGATGATTATGGTCATTGGGAAGGTGCCCGAAGGGCGGTCGATGAATACCTTTCCAAGCACGGCATCGGCATGATGTTGCACCGTCTCGATTACACCGGTCGCATTGGAATCCGTCACAATGCAGTGAAGCTGGCGGCGTCGCAACCGGATACCGGTGCAGGCACTAGCCTCGTTCATCAAGGATCTCGTCATGACGCAGCCTAG